AGCAATCAAGACTGAATCTTGATAGGTTCTTggacaaaaaatgaagaaacaaattGCAAATGAACTTGAATCCTAAGGATCTCAAGCTCTGATATTAATTTGATGCAAGGGATGTGATGGGTTgtttggctatatatatatatgagactTGTTTATTACTctttattgataaaatatacTGGTCAGCATGTTATTATCAATATAAATGATTTGCTTATCAATATCACCATTGTTGATTTTGATAAGAACAAGAATTCAATTCCAACATATTCATAAGCACGTGTAACAGATACTGCTTTTTATATGTGCTGGAATATATTTAAGCAAGTTAAATCAAATCGTGACTCTTGAAGTTCACTTTTGATAATTCTAATTGTATTTCCttaacataatttttcttttcgaatagatattattaattaaataatgctCCCAAGTACAATATTGTTGCAAAGTAGTTCACTTTTGATAATTCTAATTGTATTTCCttaacataatttttcttttcaaatagatattttgaatttaataatactCCTAAGTGCATGATTGTTGCAAAGTAATAACTAGGTAAGTTTGAAGTCAAATCCACAAGGAAAAAAAGTTGAATAGCAAACCATaagatgaaataaaatttaaaatgataaaattcaatTGAAGACAAATTTCGATGGCTtggtaaaagaaatttaaattgaGGAAACATAACAATATTTTAAGGCATTATGGTTAGGGATCTATACACAACACATTTATTCgtagtcttaacaatatttattttatacattaACTAAAATTTACATGAATGACGATATTAGTACGATAATTACGCAAtaagaactcaagaattaattTTCTAGGGCAGTTTCAtaaatttgattgattttaggcaaaacaaaactagtgaattaatttgcaaataaatcaaaaaattatacaaaactaAACACTTTCCTAAGTAAGTAAATCAGTAAAAAACGCTAGAACATAAACAACATTgcattaaaaccataaaattattgttaaaaacaTACCAATAAATGGTTGGGTTTTACCCTTGCCTTAGCAAGCCTACTAGCAAGCcattacaccaaaaaaaaatttttgaaaagaactctaagaaaaattaattttcattctAAGCCCACCATCCTCTGAATTTTGCACTAAATAGCATTTAAATAGGCTAAGAAATTCTATTACAAGTTGGATTCACATTTGGAGAAAATATCTAGTTTTCAGGCTTCATTTAACCTatgattttggcccatttaaagTCTAAATTCTAagttttggtaaactacaaagctGTAGCCCTTTGGTTAGTTTTCTAGCCTAACTTAAATCATCACAATTGGATATCTGAGTCGAAAGTTACGCACAAAATAGTGAAATACTACAAGTTGGAAAGCTGGAATGTTAATTCGAATTAGACTTGAATTTGGttcaaatttcctttgattccttactcTAATTGGACTCCAATTTAATTGGGTGgatcttctttaatttcattatgaCACTTGTAAAAATAAGGTCCATTAGCCTTCTTTTTTGCACAAATCTATTCATATCTTTATTGCTACATTTAATTCCATTCTTCTATAATAATAGAAACTTATTCATGCatcaaaattcattttaggcacaaaattaattatctattattattctaaaactaaatataaaatgtatGAATTAACACAAAATAAGGATAATGATTTCTAATAATGatgtaattatataaatatgcaaaattaagctattatcaatagAGATTCTagaaaacttttatttattgtctacaatttagaaattatagtaTAATTGCAACCTAGTgtaaaaaactttaaaaccaCATGGCCCAACCAATATCCattgaagttttctttttggattaatttgtctttttttttatgactaagaaattaactaagaaatagaatcgaagaaaaaaataattaaaggtGTAGGACTCTGGAATTGAAAACATAATATAAGTATCCATTCATATTCTATATGTATTATTTACAATATTAACTAAtagttgtggggagtaaaaagaccctgatggggatgtgggcctttgggccatgctaaggaaggccgacctgcttttaagtttagaacttgttagtactacgggtcggcccatacgccgaggatccgaggatccagccgagggtgaatttccctttGGACGGACATCGGAGAActcgggacttcatggtaaaggttagggaatgacacggtcaagaccaatggttaaagggggtgaacccttgaatgtcctagaagcaccgatgttagagaaataccaaagataaaggctgccacctccacattaaagaccttgcacctaccaccctggccccattaatggggaagtgacacctgaacagtggaagggaaacttctggttactattcaaaggcactgagaaaagaaatatctaggctaagggggagttggggcaacacgtgtacaaagtatcaaaaagaggagtatttaagaagcaacctagaacaggaatgaggggctcccttttttgtaatctaaaagaaaaagaaaaaagagaaagagataatataagaacagctctcgacttacgtccgagcagggtgatttacaatattccttgttgttttcaagtgtttgcaatctttggcttgtcatttaatcctcagacacttctaacctgggtttcaagcccacactctacaaattcatattgtttaaggctcattgggcctgagcccgtaactattcttggggccaggtgcaattgtgcacttacaatagtAGTTACAAATAAATAGacacaataaataataattaagaagTGTGTCAAATACACTTGCATTTGTATGATCATAAAATCGCAACTTATCAACAAATGTGGGCGCAAGCGCCCACATTGGGCTTTGGGTTTCCCTAAATCCGTGGGAAGTACACCTTAGCCTAGGGTGGACCATGACGAAGGGTATAaatggagtcaccacctagattaggtctgGGAACCATACATATAGCGTCCTTATAGAATGAGTGATTTTTACCAGAGCACGTGTCCAGAGTCAAAGATGGAACTAGGATTCAAActtaagggggggggggggggggagggggacaAAGTTCTTTgtttaagaatttaaaaaagTTGGAATGTTAATACTAGAGGTTGACAATGAAGCATTATTagcaataagtttttatttttttatatttttttctttttttaagatcaataatagatatttataattAAGAATTTTGTAAGCCAATTGGCATGTCTCGATATTTTCAAGGTCTGACTGAGGTTAGACCAATTCTTTATTTGATccacattataattttttttttataaaaatctatTTATTCTTTTCACATAATTCTATATGTAATAACTTCATAAtgctatatataaaagattctaaaaaaaaaatataagaactcTAGTTAAAAGTTCCAATCCATGTCTAgtattacattaataaaataactaaaataatgaTTAATTAACATCATGCACTAATATTCAGTGAAAAAATGGTGAGACAattattggtgtcttggttaagaatttattttaataattacttGGTTAAGGTTGAGGTAGCATAAGGATGTGAGatcttttccttccattttgaaaaagtagttaaaaaaagaaaaaaggaaaaagagattTGTTAAACAATCACATGATGATGAATGGTAACTTTGAGTCTTCAAcgatataaataataaagtttttccCATCACTACATTTATTTAGCTAAGCCACAAAATTTATTACCAATAGACTAATCACACACATGCTCTGGTGGCAATTTAGGTAAGGCACAAAATAGTAGATTGTTGTTATTTCACACATGTATTACATTTATGCATGCATGCCAAGTGTGTTCCAAagttaataaaacattaaaaattaataaaattatatcattaaaaaaaataaaattttccacaATTTGTGTTCAAGAGCAGCagctctttaattttttttttttcttcatggaTTGAGTTAAAGATACCAACTGATCCAAGTTGCTAGTGACAATAATTAGTGTGTGGATGAAGTGATTAGCAATATCGGAGTTGTCTCCGTGACTATGGGGTGAAGTCATTTGAGAGGGATAGAGAGCTCTCAAATGAAAGGTAAAAATTGGGTAAAGATTATTgagtttttgtgatttgttttgctAGGATTTATAACTGGTTTGTTATGCTAGGATTTATAACTggtttgttatatatatatatatatatatatatatatatatatatatatatatatatatatattttttttttttttttttttttttttatttagaccatgtccaaagatttttttattattatctaaatatGTGAATTGTTTTGTAGACTTTTCTTGTTTTCCAGATTTGTAAATTGTCCAAATGTTTAACTAAATGTATTTCTTGATATTCTTGGAAAAACTAGAAGGgatgatttgataatttttttttttatttttggtttgatgggtCAGCTTGTAAATTGTTTGAGAGAGGAGGGCaaagtatattaattttagagtctaaagtaaaatttttatgctaatatatatactaaggaattttttttcaaaggctggaggggagggggggggggcatggccccTCTTAACCCCAGGTAGTTCCGTCCCTGATTAGAGTACATCCAGTTGATTAGGTGAGTGCAAATTTTGCAGGTGCTTATTAGCAAGCCACTAACTCAAAATTTTACACCACCATACCTATCAGCCAAAAGTTTTGATGGCCACCACCATAAATCATTGTCGAGAAGATGAAAGAAaagtggtgaaaaaaaaatataacgaTTAAATAAACTTAGATCTGCAGAGGAATGACCAACCCACACAAGGTACTTTCAtgcagaaaaacaaaaaaactaaatccATAAACCGCGGTGGTGGGTTCAACCAATGGTAGTCGACTCCAAAACCttgatcctctctctctctctctctctctctctctctgaaaactGAATGTAGCTCTCTCCCTATGTCCCTCTAAATCGGATCCTTTGGTGTGTTTTTTTTCACGTGAGTTTACTATTAAGTATTTAATGGCAAAGTGATGGAAGTATCTGTTTGGCGTATGTGTGAAATTTAAGGAGTAAATTGGCGAAACTAAAAACTATGACTAtttctttaaagtttagggaGTGTTAGAGCATTTTCCCccatttgaataataaaaaaagacttaaacAAATGCTAAGTTAACACttttttaataatcttttaAAAGTTGAAATCAACTTTTtggatataaataaaataaaactatttgagtagaaaaatgctaaggcattaCAAGTTTTAATACTTACAAATTGACGTAGTAATGCATGTGATTGGTGAACTTCAACTAcctaataaatgaatatttgaaatatGCTTTAGTGATTGGTGATGTATCAGTTTGTAAGTTTCATGTAGTAAAAGTTGCATGTTATAGTACCCATATCATTACTctaaaaagtaatataaaataaaatcaacaattGATATTTCAATGAAAGAGAAATTCTATGGACataacaaaatttcacaatacccctatttttaattatgtagAGTCTCAatctattatttaattattttattttcatcaaCAAAGAATTAACACATCATCTgttgtgaaatttcttttaatgtCTATAGCATAACTcttgtgaaatttcttttaatgtCTTTAGcataactcttaaaaaaatggAGAATATAAAAACTCGGGCCCATGTTCATGATGCCCAGGCCTAATAAGAAAGTTGTTCTAGCCTACATTAGCCATTTGAGTTTGATTTGTCAAGgaactatctctctctctctatgaactattttccaaataaaaaacaaaaatatttgtatgAGACAGTTCCATAAGACCAATATCTCACTAATATATGGGTCCCACATGGGAGACTGACTTAGCACTCTCTCTTAAATATGGTGATGCAATGCTTCTTCAAGGGGCGATCACTATCATCAAGAGCAGAAGCCAAGCttaaaactctcttaaaaaaaaaaaaagcgatcACTATGTCACTTCCCAAGTACCTTACGTCTCTTTCGCTTCCCACACAAAAAGCCCGTTTGGATAGGCTGTTTATAAAACCTTAATGCGCGTTTTAGAGAAAACGTGATTTGCCAAATCGTTTGGCTCCACAAATTCAGCACATTTGCGTTTTCCAAATCCAGATTTTTCACGTTTACAAAACACTGCGAAGCTTTGCTTTTTCAGAAACTCAGATGGGCTAACCgctatttttttcttcagaaaatCAAAATAGCACCAATACGATAAAAAATAACGCCTATACAATAAGAAATACCAGCTTTATCCCTTCTCCCATGTATATCTTCAGTCCAGGGTGTTCCCACAGACCTTACGGTTCTCACAGTTCCTCCCACAGAAATCTTCACTGAAAATGGCCGGTGGCTGGGCTCGTTCATCTTCACCAAAAGCTCTAACCTTAGATAGATGTTAGATCTACCATTGATAGATCAGTTTGCTTAGGAAGAAAGGTTATAGAGGAAGAGATGTGTGCTCTGATCTATTTGTTGTATGAGAGACTAAGAGGtgagattctcaaaaaaagagaaaagaaacagagaCAGAGAGGATGGGAGAAAAGAAACAGAGATAGAGATGagatctttttatattttttaaacaaaaaaattccacaGCCACACACCTATTTTCATGTTACTTTGACAtgtattttagttttgaaaaacgTGTTTTAGACCAGTTGAATACTTgctactttctcaaaaaaaagttgaatacttgctacaattttttttttttttttttgtttaataccTGCTACAATTTCAAACTTTAatatatgtagttttttttaatgaaataaactTTACTTTTTGAAGGCCTTTGAATGTATATAAATAcaatacgtgtaatgttattaATAGTTTCAACTCTGTGCTACGGATGAATAGAATATCTTATATATTAGTAGTttggttaatatattaataGTTTGGCTAATTATAttagtaaattacaaatttaacaaaatatcttaaataattagaggatatttattaatcttTGTAGTAAATTATGAGATATATCTTCTAATCTTTAATcaagatatatttttaacatcttCAAATACTGTTTTTGTTAAGATTGTTAAAATTTAcgtaattattttatttattttcatattaattaattattaaattaattataacatcatCATGGTTCGACTACTGTaaggaagaaatttttttttctattagaCAGTTTAATTTATGCTTGTTGAGAAACAtcctaaaaattttttttagagccGCCACTGCCtccatgtatatttttattagattgtgtaattaaaaaaaacactgatTAAAGGAAAAATGACGAAATAACCTTAACAAAATAGTTAAgtcattttttgaaatttacactCCAAACAGCCATTTTTAAAACAGCTTATCCAAACGCTTAATGtagctttaaaaataaaaaaacgcatattttcacatttttaccaAACGCTTGTCTCTGGTTTTTAAAAtgatgttttcaaaacacacattttaaaaacgcTCGTTTTTAAAACGCACCTTTGTGAACAACCTATCCAAACAGGCCCAAAGAATGTCCACGGAATTGCGGTTCAGTAGGTGcggttttttcttaaatttctaaCCAAATTGATAGAGATCGGTTTTTTCATAATAAGAACTGATGCAAACCGCTTAGGGTTAGTTTTCCGACCTATAGCGATGCAGTTTTTGCAGTCAGTTTAATCGGGTTCGTcagttttgaaatattaaaaaaactatttttttttttaaatatcaataCAATGAATACATTAACCTATTCAAGATTTCAAgcaaatacaatttttatttatttatttagcaaGCTATCAAAAATAGATTCCAACCCATACTTATACCATAATTACTCATCACTCAAtcagaaaataacaatatacaTTACTCAATCTCAAAATATATCAACTCAATAGAGAGGCAGAACCAAAACAACTAAAATCAGAAtgtaatacaaataaaattaatattgatttccatgtaaaaatataaaaaaaacaaataatttttttgaccaaagaaattctttataataaatttatagtacaacaaataaacaaaagccaACAAATAAACCACAGTAGCTCTACTAAAAGTAGCTCAAAATTCCCaagtaaaatatttaaagttaaGCTCCCTATCTaactttttttccaaatttcatttcattaactCTTATAGCCCTAGGGACTTGCCATTAGTACAGGATCTAGAATACTGGAGAATCTCAATATTTCGGTTCGGTACAGTATTGATTATCAGAATTGATTTCCGATTGCATCACCGCACCGGCATCGGAGAGACCACCGGCTTCCGTTTGCCGGCCTTGGCTCTATCGGTCGGCCACAGGTGCGGTGCGGTTTCTCGGCTCTGGTCGGTTGCCGCGGTTTCTCTGCAACCGCCTCACTATTCacacacttaaaaaaatttaacgcAGTACCCAAAAATCAATCTCTaaccaaacacacccaaaaaaaccaCGATTCACAActcacaaaacccaaaacctaaaaatctttcgcacaaaaaaaaaaaaaaaaacaatgtcagGCTGCTGCAAACACTGCGGCAGCAATTCCATTGTCCACGACGACATCTCGGCGAACCTGTTCTGCTCCTCGTGCGGCGTCGTCTCAGAGTTCGACGGCTACGATGCCCAGATCGGCCGTCTCAACGGCCCAGAAGGCACCTTTGTCCGTGTCGGCACTTCAGGTACGGGCACTCATTACTCTTACAAAGAAACGAAAATCTACAATGCCCAAAACCTCATTGATGACTTTGTCTACAAGTTTGCTTTGTCTCCTTCCAAATGTAGCGACATCAAGACCATGATAGCCCAAATAACCGAAAACGAGTTCGGTCAAGGGGATTGGTTCCCGATTCTAATAGGGGCTTGTGCTTATGTTGTTATGCGAAAAGATAACAAGTCTTTGCCGATTGCCGAGGTGGCTTCGGTTGTAGGGTGTGATATTTATGAATTAGGTAGGATGTTTGTGCGTGTGGTGGATTTTTTGGGCTTAAAAGGGTCAGCAGAAGAGTTTCCGGAGTTTGATATTGTTGTGGCGTTCGAGAGGGCAGTGAGGAATTGTGGGAAGTTTTCGGGGTTGGGAAGGGATGTTGTTGAGAGAATGCGGAAACAGGGTGTTTTTTTGATACAATGTGCGGTGCAGTGGTTCTTGACCACGGGGAGGAAGCCGTTGCCAGTGGTGGCAGCCGTGTTGGTTCTGGTGGCGGAGTTGAATGAGGTGGATTTGAGGATTGAGGATGTGGCGCGGGAGGTTCATGCTGCGGTGTCCACGTGTAGGACGAGGTATAAGGAGTTGTTGGAAGCGCTTGTGAAGGTTGCGCAAGTGTTGCCTTGGGGGAAGGATGTTACGGTTAAGAATGTTGTTAGGAATGCGCCGTTTGTGATTCAGTATATGGAGAGGAAGTCGATGGGGAAGCGTGGTGAGAAGAGGAAGGAGGTAGAGGAGAAGGGTGGTGGGATTGATTTGGGAGATGCGGTGAGTGAGTGTTTGAGGAAAAATGTTGAGCATGGTACTAGTGGGAATTGTGTGGAAAATGATTCTCTGTATTTTGAGGCTGAAGAGAATAGGGGGTTTGTAAGATCCGGGGGTGAGTCTTTTGATCAGATGAAGATTTCCCATGAATGTTTATCGTTGATGTACACTGAATTTTTGAATGAGATGGGTCATGAAAAGTTTATGGAAGGGAGTGGTGAGGTTCCTCAAAGAAAGGGGATGAGAGGGTTTGAGTTTCTTGCATGTAGGGATTGGTGGGAGGGAAAATCGGAGCTGAGCAAAAAGCTTTTACTCAAGCAAATATTGGAGAAAGATGTAGGATTAGATGCTCTGCCACCATCATTTGTTAATGGTTGCAAGGTTTAtaagagaaggaaagaaaagataaatgcTGCTAAGTTGCGAATTAGTAGAATTAAGCATCCACTAGGAACTGATTTGGGTGAGAGTGGTGATATTGGCCTTTCAGAATGTGTAAATGCTgggaagaagagaaagggaaaaCGAGTTAAAGATATTGATTGGGAAGATTTTATTATTGAAGCTCTTCTCCTCCATGAAGTGAAAGAGGAGGAAATTGAGAAGGGGCATTACAATACCTTGCTGGACTTACACGTGTTTAATGGTGGAATTATGCCAGAGGTTCCTATGTGGAAGGCATAATAGCTGGAATGAACTTTTGTGCCTTTTGCAACTGCACAATCAAAGAGACATTTTTCATCCAAAATTTTTGTTCTAATTTATACTGTGAGAAGAATTCAATAGTTTTTTTGACACCCAATTTTGTATGTCAGTACATCCATATATACAAGTTTTGTTTGGAAAGAttctttcaatatatatatataattctgcATGTATTTCTGCAATTTGATGTGGTCGagtttatctctctctctctctctctctcacacacacacacacacacttttgaAACCACCAATTACTATGGAATGACAGGAGGCAACGATTATTATGCTAAGTATTAGAAGTGTTCTGTATATTTTGGCATTGGCATAGGAGTTATTTTTGAAACATTGGTAAGGGACATGGAAAATGCACTTATATTTTCTGTAAGCCATATAGAGTTGTCACCATATATTGTTACTCGGTGTTGTGGCACACTTAAGCTCAAAGCTGCGAGCTCTCAACACTTTGCTAGGCAAATAAAAGAAAGCTCATTTAATGAAGCACGCTTTAGGCTCGctttttttgagctttttggaGAAGCGCAAAACATGCCTAGgcacactttttttaaaaaaatatttattttattgctaAAAAAGATATGgatcataaaaattaattactcgATCTTGGAAGAAATGACATGGACCAATGATTTACTACACAACCACTATTTTTAGGGTGTTGTTCTTGTATtacacaaacaatttttttatatgcgTGTCATAAAGattcaaacaaggtaattgTTGATTGAACCATATACATCATTTGATCATAACTATCATGGTTATGTACTTTTCTAAAGCACAAGAGACTTgtataaaatattatgtttaaaatttctATGACTAGATTATTATGATGTTGACCATTGATAATTGTTTTCACTttactatataaaattttaagaattgaaATACTTAGGTACTTAtcaataaaaaggaaaaagaattgaaataacTTTGGTAAAATTTGAACTTACAAACATTATACAATTGCACTTACCAAAATAGgtaaaatatacaaattttgagtgttatcattttttaattatatgttaCGAATATTTCTATTAGAAATTATGAGatataatatttgaaaattttgtacttTACTTCAATCAAGTGCGCGCTTGCGCTTTGCGCTTTGTGCCTAGGCTCCAAGATTCCTATGCGCTTGATGCTTTTCATCTTTTTcatgttgttcatcatcatgaacaaaTTGTACTCTTCCTTTTTTACTCATTAATAATAGTTCTCTGAGTACCtatcaaattaaaagaaattaattgaGTCTCTTTGATGGTTGTCTAGTTCTTCTTTGAGTGGACTTGGTGTGAAGTATTTCTGGCTCAGATTTGAGTTGAAAGACTAGTTTATAGGGGTGCACCGCTGCATTTATGTAACCAAATCCTTGTTCCATTGGTTTTAGTTAATGTACATGTTGACAGTGAGGGAGCTTCAAGAGCTCTAGagttaattttcttctttccctttttcttcgggtaatcctttaaagttttttttttttttttttcttgtttgattGTGGAAATGCTTGTTTACACTTTATAACTAGTGTTATGTCTGGATTGGCTAAAATATAGAGAGGGGCCAGACCAACAACCCTTCAAGTCTTTTTAGATTCATCCTTGatgatatttattttgtgaAACTTATGGGGACCTTTGAGATTGTTTTTTCCTGCTCAGGTTGCCATTATTAGACTTTAGTGACTGTTATAAAGGAAGAAGGAATGAATACTTAGCATGTCCTTTCTTTCAACTTCTTCTGGAGACTGTACTTATCTCACCCTGAGATGCTCATCTCTGATTCCTTTCACTGCCGATGTCATTTTTCTTGGGCTTTCTATTGTTACTGctgctctttctctctcttcatgaGGTTTTAGTGTTTTTAAAGTTCAAGTGAGGTTTGCGGTTTGAGTGGGCTGCCACCTGAATAAGCTTCAAAGTAACTTTCAAACAAATGCTAATGAacctttatttttctctttttttttttaaactctctTTGCTGTTTAATAGTTGGCATCccagaataaagaaaaaagttgatGGATTCAAACCTTCTCAGCTGGACATGATCAGGAAATCCATATTAGAATCTTTCTTTTAAGGAAAGAATGTTTATTCTGGTTAAAATATGAGGATAATCTACTTAGCCCGTAGGGGTGAAAAACCTTGGATTACCAATAACTGGTTTTGGTGGGTGGGTCAGTTGCCTGTAGGAGTTTGATTAGTAAGGATTCTTGTACAATATGCTTTGCGATGTGCAACTAATCTGAGTGAAGTTCTCTTAtgtcatgaaaaagaaaaaaaaatggttcttCTGCATATGTGTATTATTTTCATGATTTCTAGTGCTACCCAACCCAATATTCACTGCATAATTATCAACACCcaatgtttattttcttttaatatatcaTATTTTGACACTTTAGTAAAAACAAGATCTTGGAAATATAGTTTTACAGAGGAAAGGAAGGAAAAAGAGTTGCCTACAAGGAAATTCAAGAAGTAGACCATTTTTTCcagcgaagaaaaaaaaaagtagaccATTTCTTACTGTTTTAGCAACCAAGTAGACCATGAACTGCTTGATAGTTGATGTTAATTACCCCCTGCCACCAGCAAATGCCTCAACTGGAAAAGTTTTGATGATGCCAGCAAGGCTCatgaattgaatttttatgGTGGGTGGGTCATCAACACTTATTTGACTAACTGGAGGCCACAGCATGAGCTCCTTAGCTTTGACTCCCTTTAACTTCTTGATCCATTTCTTCTCAACATAATCAGTAATTTCAGTATAGTAACTCATGGGCTTGCTGATcattttgaaattgtgtttgaaTTTCTTCTTCTGCAGGATCCACATGTACCCAGTGCTCCTCACAAAACCAACTTCAA
The sequence above is drawn from the Castanea sativa cultivar Marrone di Chiusa Pesio chromosome 5, ASM4071231v1 genome and encodes:
- the LOC142633619 gene encoding plant-specific TFIIB-related protein PTF2, giving the protein MSGCCKHCGSNSIVHDDISANLFCSSCGVVSEFDGYDAQIGRLNGPEGTFVRVGTSGTGTHYSYKETKIYNAQNLIDDFVYKFALSPSKCSDIKTMIAQITENEFGQGDWFPILIGACAYVVMRKDNKSLPIAEVASVVGCDIYELGRMFVRVVDFLGLKGSAEEFPEFDIVVAFERAVRNCGKFSGLGRDVVERMRKQGVFLIQCAVQWFLTTGRKPLPVVAAVLVLVAELNEVDLRIEDVAREVHAAVSTCRTRYKELLEALVKVAQVLPWGKDVTVKNVVRNAPFVIQYMERKSMGKRGEKRKEVEEKGGGIDLGDAVSECLRKNVEHGTSGNCVENDSLYFEAEENRGFVRSGGESFDQMKISHECLSLMYTEFLNEMGHEKFMEGSGEVPQRKGMRGFEFLACRDWWEGKSELSKKLLLKQILEKDVGLDALPPSFVNGCKVYKRRKEKINAAKLRISRIKHPLGTDLGESGDIGLSECVNAGKKRKGKRVKDIDWEDFIIEALLLHEVKEEEIEKGHYNTLLDLHVFNGGIMPEVPMWKA
- the LOC142635289 gene encoding uncharacterized protein LOC142635289; this translates as MAEKEEAIVKKDHQDGMQMAVSFLEEFGLPLRLLPLADVIEVGFVRSTGYMWILQKKKFKHNFKMISKPMSYYTEITDYVEKKWIKKLKGVKAKELMLWPPVSQISVDDPPTIKIQFMSLAGIIKTFPVEAFAGGRG